The following coding sequences are from one Anabas testudineus chromosome 16, fAnaTes1.2, whole genome shotgun sequence window:
- the si:ch211-254p10.2 gene encoding solute carrier family 40 member 1 — translation MSQRADASQCGGVVVEFESDDVRDARTKKARSIPGSALIYLKGPKFLIYVSGALSMWGDRMWHFAISVFLIELYGRNLLLTAVFGLVVAGSVLLLGALIGDWVDRNPRNKVAHASLFIQNISVTVCSIVLMLVFSYKQRIEQIWDGWLTVVCYTVVIILADVANLASTALTIAIQRDWIVVITGYNRGHLAGMNATMRRIDQVTNILAPLAVGQVMTLASNVVGCGFILGWNLVSLIVEFFFLSRVYRIVPALSVKPPTMEVDQVYLPRIERIRSQGEDNVAQPQPPTEGNCNASLNLKEITNLPLCFRRFRWLVSTCKDGWRAYYRQPVFLAGMGLAFLYTTVLGFDCITTGYAYTQGISGSLLSLLMGVSAITGLMGTVMFTRLRKTYGLVNTGIISSCLHLGCLLLCVCSVFAPGSPMDLSLLMPYITFNSSIEFGGMTSQRQKHTNPMRGGSNQPLVPDRSSIHWTNNTVLFDNVPSGTAPESYISIILLFLGVITARIGLWSFDLTVTQLLQENICESERGVVNGVQSSMNYLMDLLHFIMVISAPQPQHFGILVIISVLFITTGHTMYFLYAHKAKKKRRLDT, via the exons ATGTCCCAACGAGCTGATGCCTCCCAGTGTGGTGGGGTTGTGGTTGAGTTTGAGTCTGATGACGTCAGGGATGCAAGAACTAAAAAAGCTAGAAGTATTCCAG GTTCAGCTCTTATCTACCTCAAGGGTCCCAAGTTTCTCATTTATGTCAGCGGAGCGTTGTCAATGTGG gGTGACCGCATGTGGCACTTTGCTATCTCTGTCTTCCTGATTGAGCTGTACGGCCGCAACTTGCTGTTGACTGCGGTGTTTGGATTGGTAGTGGCTGGGTCAGTGCTCCTGCTTGGGGCTTTGATTGGAGACTGGGTTGATCGCAATCCCAGAAATAAAG TTGCACATGCATCTCTTTTCATTCAGAACATCTCAGTGACAGTATGTAGCATTGTGCTCATGTTGGTGTTCTCATATAAGCAAAGGATCGAACAGATCTGGGATGGATGGCTTACT GTGGTTTGTTATACGGTGGTGATCATCCTGGCAGATGTGGCAAACCTTGCAAGCACAGCGCTGACCATTGCCATTCAGAGGGACTGGATTGTGGTTATCACAGGCTACAACCGAGGTCACCTAGCTG GAATGAATGCAACAATGAGGCGGATAGATCAGGTGACTAATATCCTGGCCCCACTCGCAGTGGGACAGGTCATGACCTTGGCCTCCAACGTTGTTGGCTGTGGCTTCATCTTAGGCTGGAACCTTGTTTCTCTCATTGTGgagttcttcttcttgtcacGGGTGTATCGCATCGTCCCTGCTCTTTCAGTCAAACCACCAACTATGGAGGTGGATCAAGTGTATCTGCCGAGGATCGAGAGGATAAGGTCGCAAG GAGAAGATAATGTTGCACAACCTCAACCTCCAACAGAAGGCAACTGCAACGCTAGCCTGAATCTTAAAGAAATCACTAACCTGCCACTGTGTTTCCGGAGGTTTCGCTGGTTGGTGAGCACCTGTAAGGACGGCTGGAGGGCCTACTATCGACAGCCTGTCTTCCTAGCAGGAATGGGTTTGGCTTTCCTTTACACCACAGTGTTAGGATTTGACTGCATCACGACTGGTTATGCCTATACTCAGGGCATAAGCGGCTCTCTCCTAAGTTTGCTGATGGGTGTTTCAGCTATCACAGGGTTGATGGGCACTGTGATGTTCACCAGACTCAGGAAGACCTATGGCCTGGTTAATACAGGCATCATCTCAAGCTGCCTCCATCTGGGCTgcttgctgctgtgtgtgtgctctgtgtttgCCCCTGGCAGCCCTATGGATCTTAGTTTGCTGATGCCCTATATTACCTTCAACTCCTCTATTGAGTTTGGAGGGATGACAAGCCAAAGGCAAAAACATACCAATCCGATGAGGGGAGGCAGCAATCAACCACTGGTACCTGACCGCTCTTCCATTCATTGGACCAATAACACTGTGCTTTTTGACAACGTACCCTCTGGCACAGCACCAGAATCTTATATCTCCATTATCCTGCTGTTCTTAGGCGTCATCACTGCACGTATTG GTCTCTGGTCCTTCGACTTGACAGTGACGCAGCTTCTGCAGGAGAACATCTGCGAGTCAGAGAGAGGTGTGGTAAATGGTGTGCAGAGCTCTATGAATTACCTTATGGATCTGCTTCACTTCATCATGGTGATCTCTGCTCCACAGCCACAACACTTTGGCATCCTAGTTATCATTTCTGTATTATTCATCACCACTGGGCACACTATGTACTTCCTGTATGCACACAAAGCCAAGAAAAAACGGCGCCTCGACACATAA
- the slc6a19b gene encoding LOW QUALITY PROTEIN: solute carrier family 6 member 19b (The sequence of the model RefSeq protein was modified relative to this genomic sequence to represent the inferred CDS: deleted 1 base in 1 codon; substituted 2 bases at 2 genomic stop codons) yields the protein MKIQLPNPGLEDRILSHQQLDKLEEEEAGGRPKWDNKAQYMLTCVGFCVGLGNVWRFPYLCQSHGGGAFMIPFLILLVLEGIPFLHLEFAIGQRLRTGSLGVWASIHPYLTGIGITSMCVSLMISLYYNTIIAWILWYFFNSFQEPLPWSQCPKNANVTGFIPECEKSSPVDYFWXRKTLNSTASIEEDGGLQWWILLCHVCAWSVLYICIIRGIETTRKAVYVTSTLPYVVLTIFLIRGLTLKGSLNGVKFLFTPDLKELAKPSTWLDAGAQVFYSFSLAFGGLISFSSYNSVHNNCEQDAVIISIINGITSVYAATVIYTIIGFRATKKFDNCLSGNILGLLNAFDLAEGNITDSNYNQAVLDLNKTHPDVIQDLHLETCDXNTFLSEGVEGTGLAFIVFTEAITKMPFASLWAVLFFIMLFCLGLSSMFGNIEGVLVPLQDLNVFPKAWPKEAVTGVTCMLCCLVGLIVVQGSGNYWLSLFDMYGASIPLLIVAFCEMVSVVIYIYGVDRFNDDIQFMIGHKPNLFWQVSWRVISPLIMFFILVFYFITKVSDKLLYKTWNPDSTKFPTLEEKPYPVWIYGIIFILAGIPSIAIPFIAIRKFINTKKKSHLYKISDQIHMSNALTKSSA from the exons ATGAAGATACAACTCCCCAACCCAGGTCTGGAGGACAGGATATTGTCCCATCAGCAGCTGGAtaagctggaggaggaggaggccggAGGAAGACCAAAATGGGACAACAAAGCCCAGTACATGCTGACCTGTGTGGGGTTTTGCGTGGGACTAGGAAATGTCTGGCGCTTTCCCTATCTGTGTCAGAGTCATGGAGGAG gtGCATTTATGATACCATTTCTGATCTTGCTGGTTCTTGAAGGAATCCCATTTCTCCATCTTGAGTTTGCCATCGGTCAGCGTTTAAGAACAGGCAGCTTGGGGGTTTGGGCTTCAATTCACCCATATCTGACTGGCATTG GAATCACATCGATGTGCGTATCTCTGATGATCAGTCTCTACTACAACACCATCATTGCCTGGATTCTGTGGTACTTCTTCAACTCATTTCAAGAGCCTCTGCCATGGAGCCAATGCccaaaaaatgcaaatgtaacag GATTCATCCCCGAGTGTGAGAAGAGCTCCCCTGTGGATTATTTCTGGTAAAGAAAGACCCTGAATTCAACTGCAAGCATTGAAGAGGATGGTGGGCTGCAGTGGTGGATACTGTTATGTCATGTTTGTGCGTGGTCTGTCCTCTACATCTGCATCATTCGTGGTATTGAGACCACTAGGAAG GCTGTGTATGTGACATCAACTCTTCCCTATGTGGTGCTGACAATATTTCTGATCAGAGGCTTGACTCTGAAGGGTTCTTTAAATGGAGTGAAGTTTCTCTTTACACCAGAT TTAAAAGAGCTTGCAAAGCCATCAACATGGCTGGATGCAGGTGCTCAGGTTTTCTATTCCTTCTCTTTGGCTTTTGGTGGTCTCATCTCCTTCTCCAGCTACAACTCAGTGCA TAACAACTGTGAACAGGATGCAGTGATCATCTCTATCATCAACGGTATCACGTCTGTCTATGCTGCAACTGTCATTTACACCATCATCGGCTTCAGAGCGACAAAGAAATTTGATAACTGTCTTTCTGG AAATATCTTGGGATTACTAAACGCATTTGATCTTGCTGAGGGCAATATCACTGACAGCAACTACAATCAGGCTGTTCTGGATCTTAATAAAACACACCCTGACGTGATTCAAGATTTGCATTTGGAAACCTGTGATTAAAATACTTTTCTCAGTGAG GGAGTTGAAGGAACTGGTTTAGCCTTCATTGTGTTCACTGAGGCAATCACCAAGATGCCCTTCGCATCACTGTGGGCTGTACTTTTCTTCATAATGCTCTTTTGTCTTGGCCTGTCTTCAATGTTTGGTAACATTGAAGGAGTTCTAGTACCACTGCAAGACCTCAACGTCTTCCCTAAGGCATGGCCAAAAGAGGCTGTCACTG GTGTAACGTGTATGCTGTGCTGTCTGGTTGGTCTCATAGTTGTCCAAGGCTCAGGAAACTATTGGCTCTCACTCTTTGACATGTATGGAGCATCTATCCCTCTGCTAATAGTTGCATTCTGCGAGATGGTCTCagtggta atatatatatatggtgtAGACAg GTTTAATGATGATATACAGTTCATGATTGGACACAAACCCAACTTATTCTGGCAGGTGTCCTGGAGAGTCATCAGTCCACTCATTATGTTTTTCATCTTAGTCTTTTATTTCATCACTAAAGTTTCTGATAAGCTTCTTTACAAAACATGGAATCCTGACTCG ACAAAATTCCCTACACTTGAGGAAAAGCCATACCCAGTGTGGATCTATGGCATCATCTTTATATTGGCAGGTATACCCAGCATTGCTATACCTTTCATTGCTATCAGGAAatttataaatacaaagaagaagTCACATCTCTACAAAATCTCTGACCAAATTCACATGAGTAATGCACTCACAAAATCCTCAGCCTAA